From the Halalkalicoccus sp. CGA53 genome, one window contains:
- a CDS encoding DDE-type integrase/transposase/recombinase, protein MKPTGIALAETDIAMNGERTCLYTAIYAGTEMILDVALLGRHTTDPAAVFVSRLTEKHDLSDAHFSSISSDIELQPPAQVWTVDSTIPTDTSLKVGSDPHSPSRPLPEFVGGYRGKRATEN, encoded by the coding sequence GTGAAGCCGACAGGGATCGCGCTCGCCGAGACCGATATCGCGATGAACGGCGAGCGGACTTGTCTGTATACTGCAATATACGCCGGCACCGAGATGATCCTCGATGTCGCGCTACTCGGTCGACATACCACCGATCCGGCAGCCGTGTTCGTGTCTCGACTCACAGAGAAACACGATCTCTCCGATGCCCACTTCTCGTCTATCAGTTCGGATATCGAGCTTCAACCACCTGCTCAGGTGTGGACTGTCGACTCGACTATACCGACCGACACCTCGTTGAAAGTGGGGTCGGATCCTCACAGTCCGAGTCGACCGCTTCCAGAGTTCGTGGGTGGATATCGAGGCAAGCGTGCGACAGAGAATTGA
- a CDS encoding PadR family transcriptional regulator, which translates to MDDLTGFQRDVLYVINGLGDPHGLGIKEELEKYYTKEVHHGRLYPNIDALVAKGLVSKEELDRRTNSYTLTERGERELKARRRWEDEYVGSLLARS; encoded by the coding sequence ATGGACGACCTGACGGGCTTTCAGCGCGACGTCCTCTACGTGATCAACGGACTGGGCGACCCTCACGGTCTCGGGATCAAGGAGGAACTGGAGAAGTACTACACGAAGGAGGTCCATCACGGCCGACTCTATCCGAACATCGACGCGCTGGTCGCGAAAGGACTCGTCTCGAAGGAGGAACTCGACCGCAGGACCAACAGCTACACGCTCACCGAACGCGGTGAGCGCGAGCTTAAGGCGCGCAGGCGCTGGGAGGACGAGTACGTCGGCTCCCTCCTCGCACGTTCGTAG
- a CDS encoding AAC(3) family N-acetyltransferase: MVSRSPGSLEPVGTNGLRRAVLDTAPQRVHRWRMLANRVGMYARDARRDRSVGRVDPELFDAVLDRYATDTVFVHVGLRDVKRAFACNPYEFLIERFDDRFESVLNPGFTPSFRSPDGIYHEQFSTPAFGAFSRLFFEDCEYRTDDPTNSILVRGPYRFDGCVRRDSWSPEGPFGQLDRENVLYLNVGTDWLRSSQIHYVESLLGVPYIETVEYEGVVYHDETEYERVTHRSHEYPYDREMRWNRAKLENGLRAAGVLESYDLSGLTVRAFHARELREWLTPQIEVDPYFVIT; encoded by the coding sequence ATGGTCTCTCGAAGTCCGGGCTCGCTCGAACCCGTCGGAACGAACGGGCTCCGCAGGGCGGTCCTCGACACCGCCCCGCAACGGGTCCATCGGTGGCGGATGCTCGCGAATCGGGTCGGGATGTACGCCCGGGACGCCCGCCGCGACCGGAGCGTGGGACGTGTCGACCCCGAGCTCTTCGACGCGGTCCTCGACCGGTACGCCACGGACACGGTCTTCGTCCACGTCGGGCTACGGGACGTCAAGCGGGCGTTCGCGTGCAACCCCTACGAGTTCCTTATAGAGCGGTTCGACGACCGGTTCGAGAGCGTCCTGAACCCCGGGTTCACCCCGTCGTTTCGCTCTCCGGACGGGATCTACCACGAGCAGTTCTCGACGCCCGCCTTCGGCGCGTTCTCCCGGCTCTTCTTCGAGGACTGCGAGTACCGAACCGACGATCCGACGAACTCGATCCTCGTCCGGGGGCCGTACCGGTTCGACGGCTGCGTGCGACGCGACAGCTGGTCGCCCGAGGGGCCGTTCGGACAGCTCGACCGGGAGAACGTCCTCTACCTGAACGTCGGGACCGACTGGCTGCGCTCCTCGCAGATCCACTACGTGGAGTCGCTACTGGGGGTACCCTACATCGAGACGGTGGAGTACGAGGGGGTTGTCTATCACGACGAGACCGAGTACGAACGCGTCACCCACCGCTCGCACGAGTACCCCTACGACCGCGAGATGCGCTGGAACCGGGCGAAGCTCGAGAACGGGCTGCGAGCGGCGGGCGTGCTCGAGAGCTACGATCTCTCGGGGCTCACGGTCAGGGCGTTCCACGCGCGAGAGCTCCGCGAGTGGCTCACCCCCCAAATCGAAGTCGATCCGTACTTCGTCATCACGTGA
- a CDS encoding DUF7563 family protein gives MPECTQCGAFVTPDFVRVFGDNTKEVHGCLSCTSSRKIYAGRGARSGEFTSRPELGDRLR, from the coding sequence ATGCCAGAGTGTACTCAGTGCGGCGCGTTCGTCACGCCGGATTTCGTCAGGGTGTTCGGGGACAACACGAAGGAGGTCCACGGCTGTCTCTCCTGTACGAGTTCGCGAAAGATCTACGCCGGTCGTGGGGCGCGATCCGGCGAGTTCACGTCTCGACCGGAATTGGGAGATCGACTCCGATAG
- a CDS encoding DUF7344 domain-containing protein — MATENTVRLTEQGGTDRPADRPVTEQNGVRGDGSRTTDHRALLGLDTTDQLDRNKIFDVLKNQRRRYVIRYLSEREGPVELRDMAVAMAEWENGNDYISHKDRKRAYVSLYQTHLPKMSEYGVIEYDQPRGTIEPTPRLEQIETYLDISPGNTFLWHRLYLMGGLTGVALLALNRLWIVPVANLPDRVVFLVVLGILSSVILLHTAVSYSRTRRPAGSR, encoded by the coding sequence ATGGCAACAGAGAACACCGTACGTCTGACGGAACAGGGTGGAACTGACCGGCCAGCGGACCGGCCGGTCACGGAACAGAACGGAGTCCGCGGAGACGGCTCGCGAACCACGGACCACAGGGCCCTCCTCGGGCTGGACACGACCGATCAGCTGGACAGGAACAAGATATTCGACGTGCTGAAGAACCAGCGACGGCGGTACGTGATCAGATACCTCAGCGAGCGAGAGGGCCCCGTCGAACTCCGGGACATGGCCGTCGCGATGGCGGAGTGGGAGAACGGCAACGACTACATCTCGCACAAGGACCGAAAGCGCGCGTACGTCTCGCTCTACCAGACACACCTTCCGAAGATGAGCGAGTACGGCGTCATCGAGTACGACCAGCCCCGCGGGACGATCGAACCGACCCCCCGGCTCGAGCAGATCGAGACCTACCTGGACATCTCCCCGGGGAACACGTTCCTCTGGCACCGTCTCTACCTGATGGGTGGGCTCACGGGCGTGGCGCTGCTCGCGCTCAATCGCCTCTGGATCGTGCCCGTGGCGAACCTCCCGGATCGGGTCGTCTTCCTCGTCGTCCTCGGCATTCTCAGTTCGGTGATCCTCCTGCACACGGCCGTCTCCTACTCGAGGACCCGACGGCCGGCCGGCTCCCGCTGA
- a CDS encoding glycosyltransferase family 4 protein, whose amino-acid sequence MERTERSVLVLANHTDTGRFERHYGPLGDVTDETRLLCLNPDASVDSVASTPVPSFGSRRLGFLSLLLVALYEGHRGGYDAVVSVSLFPYGCFALALKGLYGLPAHLGIIGIDLDHHAEAWYGALPRAAFSRFDTISVPGPSHVRRLQAMGLAPDRIHVLTNAIDPDVYRPDRTAPTEYDYLWVGRFSAEKDPLLFVEALSLLAESGAEFRAAMLGSGRLSERVVERVERRGLADRIDLPGWVDPPIEYYHGSRVFVSTSERDALPLTMLEAMATGLPCVVPRVGSIPDVVTHAETGYLLPDRDPRTIADALAELEGDPELYDRLATGATAIRSEYSYDSARQDWRRIVGSLVDADP is encoded by the coding sequence ATGGAGCGAACCGAGCGGTCGGTGCTGGTGCTCGCGAACCACACCGACACCGGACGCTTCGAGCGACACTACGGCCCGCTCGGGGACGTCACCGACGAGACGCGCTTGCTCTGTCTGAATCCCGACGCCTCGGTCGACTCCGTCGCGTCCACCCCCGTCCCCAGCTTCGGCTCCCGCCGGCTGGGGTTTCTCTCCCTGCTCCTCGTCGCGCTGTACGAGGGCCACCGGGGCGGGTACGACGCCGTCGTCTCCGTCTCGCTCTTTCCCTACGGCTGTTTCGCGCTGGCGCTGAAGGGGCTCTACGGGCTCCCGGCACACCTCGGCATCATCGGGATCGACCTCGACCACCACGCCGAGGCGTGGTACGGTGCGCTCCCGCGCGCGGCCTTCTCCCGGTTCGACACCATCTCCGTCCCGGGGCCCTCTCACGTCCGCCGTCTGCAGGCGATGGGTCTCGCCCCCGACCGGATCCACGTCCTCACGAACGCCATCGACCCCGACGTCTACCGCCCCGACCGGACCGCCCCGACCGAGTACGACTACCTCTGGGTCGGCCGGTTCAGCGCCGAGAAGGACCCGCTGCTCTTCGTCGAGGCGCTCTCGCTGCTCGCGGAGTCGGGGGCCGAGTTCAGGGCGGCGATGCTCGGCTCCGGGAGGCTCTCCGAGCGGGTCGTCGAGCGGGTCGAACGCCGGGGGCTCGCCGACCGGATCGACCTCCCGGGGTGGGTCGACCCACCGATCGAGTACTACCACGGCTCGCGGGTCTTCGTCTCGACCTCCGAACGCGACGCGCTCCCGCTCACGATGCTCGAGGCGATGGCGACGGGACTGCCCTGCGTCGTCCCGCGCGTCGGCTCGATCCCGGACGTCGTGACCCACGCCGAGACCGGCTACCTGCTCCCCGACCGCGACCCGCGGACGATCGCCGACGCGCTCGCAGAACTCGAGGGAGATCCCGAGCTCTACGACCGTCTCGCGACGGGCGCGACGGCGATCCGGTCGGAGTACTCCTACGACAGCGCACGCCAGGACTGGCGACGGATCGTCGGGAGCCTGGTCGACGCCGACCCGTAG
- the wecB gene encoding non-hydrolyzing UDP-N-acetylglucosamine 2-epimerase: MSDTRILVVLGTRPEIIKLAPVVDGCLERGVDVRVVHTGQHYSPSLDTVFFDQLDLPPPTHQLGVGSTSHGEQTAAILRSVERIVVEGSPDHVLVQGDTNSALAGALAAAKLDASLGHVEAGLRSFDDRMPEETNRVLIDHVSDLLFAPTPIARSMLRREGIDDDRIVVTGNTVVDALVRYGERAARRSQVLSELSLSPGEYVLLTVHRAENVDSRERFERILTGVSRFARAVDRPVVYPVHPRARERLDRFEISLPEPIEATEPREFFDFLTLEREAAVVFTDSGGVQEETCVLGVPCVTVRETTERPETVDVGSNRVIGIDPEDVERAGHEMLGRSGEWENPFGDGDAATRILEAIGVGP; this comes from the coding sequence ATGTCCGACACACGAATCCTCGTCGTCCTCGGGACCCGCCCGGAGATCATCAAACTCGCCCCGGTCGTCGACGGCTGCCTCGAGCGCGGCGTCGACGTGCGCGTCGTCCACACCGGCCAGCACTACTCGCCGTCGCTCGACACGGTGTTCTTCGACCAGCTCGATCTCCCCCCGCCGACACACCAGCTCGGCGTCGGATCGACGAGCCACGGCGAGCAGACGGCGGCGATCCTCCGCTCGGTCGAACGGATCGTCGTCGAGGGGTCCCCGGATCACGTCCTCGTACAGGGGGACACGAACTCGGCGCTCGCGGGCGCGCTCGCGGCGGCCAAGCTCGACGCCTCGCTCGGACACGTCGAGGCTGGTCTCAGGAGCTTCGACGACCGGATGCCCGAGGAGACCAACCGGGTGCTTATCGATCACGTCTCCGATCTCCTGTTCGCCCCGACGCCGATCGCCCGGTCGATGCTCCGTCGCGAGGGGATCGACGACGACCGGATCGTCGTCACCGGCAACACCGTCGTCGACGCGCTCGTCAGGTACGGCGAGAGGGCCGCGAGGCGGAGCCAGGTCCTCTCCGAGCTCTCGCTCTCCCCCGGTGAGTACGTCCTCCTGACCGTCCACCGCGCGGAGAACGTCGACAGTCGCGAGCGGTTCGAGCGGATCCTCACCGGCGTCTCGCGGTTCGCTCGGGCGGTCGACAGACCCGTGGTCTACCCCGTCCACCCGCGGGCCCGAGAGCGCCTCGACCGGTTCGAGATCTCGCTTCCGGAGCCGATCGAGGCGACCGAGCCGAGGGAGTTCTTCGACTTCCTCACGCTCGAACGCGAGGCGGCCGTCGTCTTCACCGACTCGGGCGGGGTGCAGGAGGAGACCTGCGTCCTCGGCGTCCCCTGCGTGACGGTGCGGGAGACGACCGAGCGCCCGGAGACGGTCGACGTGGGCTCGAACCGGGTGATCGGCATCGACCCCGAGGACGTCGAGCGTGCCGGCCACGAGATGCTGGGTCGGTCGGGCGAGTGGGAGAACCCGTTCGGCGACGGCGACGCCGCGACGCGGATCCTCGAGGCGATCGGGGTCGGGCCGTGA
- a CDS encoding GNAT family N-acetyltransferase, which yields MSTLTTDPDGYAIRPFETDDREAFVDLYTETFGPVDERWFAWKYEANPVSAEVPILVAEFDETLAGARPCVPFEVAAGGETALAIRWGDTMVHAEHRRRGLFTRMTRRMMDRYREGEPAFAFNNPNERSLPGYRKMGGRIARTMEDYYRIQDPGPILAAESEGAVPTTLRRVSGRVAGRYAGVRTRIGSALYDATGIAVERHDSVPSETFVDIYERMRPDRVHARRTRSSYDWRFGNPDWTYTAYVARRDGVPVAGIVAGRREVDGVATTNLAEVLPLLATDCNPAAGSALLSRVLRDSRDSHLVTHRGRSLPASLLRAYGFVPSDSWPLARATDEAPLLVYDLSGEGESAWQVNGLTLLCPDNWLLSSYEQDAR from the coding sequence GTGAGCACCCTTACGACCGATCCGGACGGCTACGCGATCCGACCGTTCGAGACGGACGACCGAGAGGCGTTCGTCGACCTCTACACCGAGACGTTCGGGCCCGTCGACGAGCGGTGGTTCGCCTGGAAGTACGAGGCAAACCCCGTCTCCGCCGAGGTCCCGATACTCGTCGCGGAGTTCGACGAAACGCTCGCCGGAGCGAGACCCTGCGTCCCCTTCGAGGTGGCCGCGGGCGGGGAGACGGCGCTGGCGATCCGCTGGGGCGACACGATGGTCCACGCCGAGCACAGACGCCGGGGGCTGTTCACCCGGATGACCCGTCGGATGATGGACCGATACCGCGAGGGCGAGCCTGCGTTCGCGTTCAACAATCCCAACGAGAGGTCGCTGCCAGGATACCGGAAGATGGGCGGTCGCATCGCCCGAACGATGGAGGACTACTACCGGATACAGGACCCGGGACCGATCCTCGCCGCCGAGTCCGAGGGTGCCGTGCCGACGACCCTCCGGAGGGTCTCGGGACGGGTGGCGGGCCGGTACGCCGGCGTGCGTACCCGTATCGGTTCGGCGCTCTACGACGCAACCGGGATCGCCGTCGAACGCCACGACTCCGTTCCCAGCGAGACGTTCGTCGACATCTACGAGCGCATGCGGCCGGATCGCGTCCACGCACGCCGCACCCGATCGTCGTACGACTGGCGGTTCGGGAACCCCGACTGGACGTACACGGCCTACGTCGCGCGACGGGACGGGGTCCCCGTCGCGGGGATCGTCGCGGGCAGACGGGAGGTCGACGGCGTCGCGACGACGAACCTCGCCGAGGTCCTCCCGCTGCTGGCGACCGACTGCAATCCGGCGGCCGGGTCGGCGCTGCTCTCCCGCGTGCTCCGGGACTCGCGGGACAGTCACCTAGTCACTCACAGGGGGCGATCGCTCCCCGCGTCGCTCCTGCGGGCGTACGGGTTCGTCCCGTCGGACTCGTGGCCGCTCGCGCGCGCGACCGACGAGGCCCCGCTGCTCGTCTACGACTTGAGCGGCGAGGGCGAGTCCGCCTGGCAGGTCAACGGCCTCACGCTGCTCTGTCCCGACAACTGGCTGCTCTCGTCGTACGAGCAGGACGCACGGTAG
- a CDS encoding sulfatase produces the protein MSDQQDVLFVVLDSVRKDRVSLFGHDRETTPALDALARRATVFENAYAPAHWTLPSHASMFSGRYPSEHGATTGFADRTTRLPAGLETLAEGLSDVGYRTAGFSNNPWVGRLTGLDRGFDEFVEWDLEISSEAGAPIHTGDDRRRSRWHTWIGRAAKQPAFLLKRPFFTASLVERASRWVETTATDPAPTFTFLNLMEAHSPYFPPADAFRALDIPPPSSRLEPRLLNTRLLAYVLGRADLDPDRRERVLQYYDAALRYQDAKLHDLLETLAAVDTFEETLVIVCSDHGKTLGEFDRSADPVHYVRDVTTNVPLVVKHPGQREGSVIADPAELGRLPGMIRENAPARTLRSDDGYALIEEDVPHTGRTETPVTRWRVLTDGEEKYVRNERGEEFLLRGTAADERVVAGADERLDRVRGRLDGRIDGLRTHSRDDATDTTEIGRRIQSNLEDLGYL, from the coding sequence ATGTCCGATCAGCAGGACGTCCTGTTCGTGGTGCTGGATTCCGTTCGAAAGGATCGAGTCTCGCTCTTCGGTCACGACCGGGAGACGACGCCGGCGCTCGACGCGCTGGCTCGACGCGCGACCGTCTTCGAGAACGCGTACGCGCCGGCACACTGGACGCTTCCCTCGCACGCCTCGATGTTCAGCGGGCGCTACCCGTCCGAACACGGGGCGACGACCGGGTTCGCCGACCGGACGACCAGGCTCCCGGCGGGTCTGGAGACGCTCGCCGAGGGGCTCTCGGACGTGGGGTATCGGACGGCCGGCTTCTCGAACAACCCCTGGGTCGGCCGCCTCACCGGGCTGGACCGGGGGTTCGACGAGTTCGTCGAGTGGGACCTCGAGATCTCCTCCGAGGCGGGGGCGCCGATCCACACGGGGGACGACCGGCGCCGCTCGCGGTGGCACACCTGGATCGGGCGAGCCGCGAAACAGCCGGCGTTCCTGCTCAAACGACCCTTCTTTACGGCGAGCCTGGTCGAGCGGGCGAGTCGCTGGGTGGAGACGACGGCGACCGACCCGGCGCCGACGTTCACCTTCCTCAACCTGATGGAGGCACACAGCCCCTACTTCCCGCCGGCAGACGCCTTTCGCGCGCTCGACATCCCCCCGCCGTCGAGCCGGCTCGAACCGCGGCTGCTGAACACCCGGCTGCTCGCGTACGTACTCGGCAGGGCCGACCTCGATCCCGACCGCCGCGAACGCGTTCTCCAGTACTACGACGCGGCGCTCCGGTACCAGGACGCGAAGCTCCACGACCTGCTGGAGACGCTCGCGGCGGTCGACACGTTCGAGGAGACGCTGGTGATCGTCTGCTCCGACCACGGAAAGACCCTCGGCGAGTTCGACCGATCGGCGGACCCGGTCCACTACGTCCGTGACGTCACAACGAACGTCCCGCTGGTCGTCAAACACCCCGGCCAGCGCGAGGGGAGCGTGATCGCGGACCCGGCGGAGCTGGGCCGGCTCCCCGGAATGATCCGGGAGAACGCTCCCGCGCGGACACTCCGATCCGACGACGGCTACGCGCTGATCGAGGAGGACGTCCCTCACACCGGGCGCACGGAGACCCCGGTGACGCGGTGGCGCGTCCTCACGGACGGCGAGGAGAAGTACGTCCGGAACGAGCGCGGCGAGGAGTTCCTGCTTCGCGGAACCGCGGCCGACGAGCGCGTCGTCGCGGGGGCGGACGAGCGGCTCGACCGGGTGCGCGGTCGGCTCGACGGTCGAATCGACGGCCTGCGAACGCACTCGCGTGACGACGCGACCGACACGACCGAGATCGGTCGACGGATCCAGTCGAACCTGGAGGACCTCGGCTACCTCTGA
- a CDS encoding prenyltransferase/squalene oxidase repeat-containing protein — protein MSERHRRGDADRPTVERRAVLATCDRTLRWAREREYAGWDPYDGLNSPVLPDGHPLVRLLVLHGVGRAPVNLRPLLLIPKERNPKGIGLFATAYLDCYVATGEPEYLTEAETLLAWLAANTAPTSEHPSWGYNFDWQNGREFYLRAYEPSTVVSVFCGRPFLEHYRLTGTERSLETALGVCSFVEEEVNRRRADGFDAYTYTRSDSFVVVNVNALAASFLAETAAESGEEALGTRADSVAAFVAAQQVDSGAWYYSSPPERSPLTHDNFHTGFVLESLDRYLAVREGDRGVRRALARGVRFYRENLFEADGAPRFEHDTPYPRDAHAAAQAIVTFLGSERRDREMARRVCRWSLEELLDPQGYFYRYRGRFLDDTTPYMRWSQAWMCRALSAFVRRTGPLPTGEADP, from the coding sequence GTGAGCGAACGACACCGACGTGGCGACGCCGACCGACCGACCGTCGAGCGGAGGGCGGTCCTCGCGACCTGTGATCGCACGCTCCGGTGGGCACGCGAGCGCGAGTACGCCGGCTGGGACCCCTACGACGGGTTGAACTCGCCGGTCCTCCCGGACGGACACCCGCTGGTTCGCCTGCTCGTCCTCCACGGGGTCGGACGAGCGCCGGTAAACCTCCGCCCGCTCCTCTTGATCCCGAAGGAGAGGAACCCGAAGGGGATCGGGCTGTTCGCGACGGCGTATCTCGACTGCTACGTGGCGACCGGCGAGCCGGAGTATCTCACGGAGGCCGAGACGCTCCTCGCGTGGCTCGCCGCGAACACCGCACCGACGTCCGAACACCCGTCCTGGGGCTACAACTTCGACTGGCAGAACGGTCGTGAGTTCTACCTGCGGGCGTACGAGCCCTCGACCGTCGTGAGCGTCTTCTGCGGGCGTCCGTTCCTCGAACACTACCGGCTCACGGGCACCGAGCGCTCGCTCGAGACCGCTCTCGGCGTCTGTTCGTTCGTCGAGGAAGAGGTGAACAGACGTCGAGCCGACGGCTTCGACGCGTACACGTACACGCGCTCGGACTCGTTCGTGGTCGTGAACGTCAACGCGCTCGCCGCGAGCTTCCTCGCCGAGACCGCCGCCGAGAGCGGCGAGGAGGCGCTGGGAACGAGGGCCGACTCGGTCGCGGCGTTCGTCGCCGCCCAGCAGGTCGACAGCGGCGCGTGGTACTACTCGAGCCCGCCCGAGCGCTCGCCGCTTACCCACGACAACTTCCACACCGGGTTCGTCCTCGAGTCCCTCGATCGGTATCTCGCCGTCCGCGAGGGCGACCGTGGTGTACGGCGCGCCCTCGCCAGGGGCGTTCGGTTCTACCGCGAGAACCTCTTCGAGGCGGACGGGGCGCCGCGGTTCGAACACGACACGCCATACCCGCGGGACGCCCACGCAGCGGCGCAGGCGATCGTCACGTTCCTCGGCTCCGAGAGAAGGGACCGGGAGATGGCCAGGCGGGTGTGTCGCTGGTCGCTCGAGGAACTCCTCGACCCCCAGGGCTACTTCTACCGGTACCGCGGTCGGTTCCTCGACGACACGACGCCGTACATGCGGTGGAGTCAAGCGTGGATGTGTCGTGCGCTCTCCGCGTTCGTCCGTCGTACCGGACCGCTCCCGACGGGTGAAGCCGACCCATAA
- a CDS encoding nucleotide sugar dehydrogenase: MTDVCVHGLGYVGLPTATLFASAGYGVHGVDVDERVVERIRGGRLPGIEETLAERVEAALGRERLGLSTTPVVAAHHVICVPTPLTAAGDPEFAPLDAASDAVSEVLREGDTVVVESTVPPGTTATRVGEALASSGLAAGGEFSLAYCPETALPGRMIAEIRGNDRVIGGVTDESTAAAVALYGPAITGEIHRCPDPTTAEFVKLLQNTHRMANVALANEFARLADGFGVDSRVSIALANTHPRVEILEPGLGVGGHCLPIDPLFLTQATDGNSLIERALAVNDSMVGFVAGLLSEHLDGLSGSTVTILGVSYKANVTDTRESPALALAERLTEEAATVRLHDPCVTEGSLDLLPLGDALSDADALVLATDHDEYVSLDPRTASERMRGRLVVDCRGLFDPAEWHRHGLTVRTV; this comes from the coding sequence GTGACCGACGTCTGCGTCCACGGCCTGGGGTACGTCGGACTCCCGACGGCGACGCTGTTCGCGAGCGCCGGCTACGGGGTCCACGGCGTCGACGTCGACGAACGCGTCGTTGAGCGGATCCGGGGCGGTCGCCTCCCGGGGATCGAGGAGACGCTCGCCGAACGTGTCGAGGCAGCGCTCGGGCGCGAGCGACTCGGCCTCTCGACGACGCCGGTCGTGGCGGCACACCACGTCATCTGCGTGCCGACGCCGCTGACGGCGGCCGGCGACCCGGAGTTCGCCCCCCTCGACGCCGCCTCGGACGCCGTCTCCGAGGTGCTCCGAGAGGGGGATACGGTCGTCGTTGAGTCGACGGTGCCGCCGGGGACGACGGCGACACGGGTCGGCGAGGCGCTCGCGTCGTCGGGGCTCGCCGCCGGTGGCGAGTTCTCGCTCGCGTACTGTCCCGAGACGGCGCTCCCGGGGCGGATGATAGCGGAGATCCGGGGGAACGACCGGGTGATCGGGGGCGTGACGGATGAGTCGACCGCCGCGGCGGTGGCGCTCTACGGGCCCGCGATCACGGGCGAGATCCACCGCTGTCCCGACCCGACGACCGCCGAGTTCGTCAAGCTGCTCCAGAACACTCACCGGATGGCGAACGTCGCGCTCGCGAACGAGTTCGCCCGGCTCGCCGACGGCTTCGGCGTCGACTCCCGGGTAAGCATCGCGCTCGCGAACACCCACCCACGGGTCGAGATCTTGGAGCCGGGGCTCGGCGTCGGGGGCCACTGTCTCCCGATCGACCCGCTGTTTCTGACGCAGGCGACCGACGGCAACTCGCTGATCGAGCGGGCGCTCGCGGTGAACGACTCGATGGTCGGGTTCGTCGCCGGGCTCCTCTCGGAACACCTCGACGGGCTCTCGGGGTCGACCGTGACGATCCTCGGGGTCTCGTACAAGGCGAACGTCACCGACACCAGGGAGAGCCCCGCGCTCGCGCTGGCAGAGCGACTAACGGAGGAGGCCGCGACGGTTCGCCTCCACGACCCGTGTGTGACCGAGGGGTCGCTCGACCTGCTCCCGCTCGGCGACGCGCTCTCGGACGCGGACGCGCTCGTCCTCGCCACCGATCACGACGAGTACGTTTCGCTCGATCCACGGACGGCGAGCGAACGGATGCGCGGACGGCTCGTCGTCGACTGCAGGGGGCTGTTCGACCCCGCCGAGTGGCACCGACACGGACTGACCGTGCGAACGGTATGA
- a CDS encoding DUF354 domain-containing protein, giving the protein MTTTTRTTARYAVWIDLASPSHPFFFDALVDGLSGVDVRTTVRRKTETAALSADLGFDHRVIGRDFDDPRLRKVGIPLRAAELAVRMPDCGVSLSSRNAMCILASRARGVPSIHFTDNDITAYVPDLTAEKLYNRIEATATHNVVPRAFRVGELYRRGAGVDRVHTYDGYKEDVYVATFEPDPAFLDRLPFSSYLVVRPEALTAAYIDPEVESIVPRLLSDAVDRGYNVVYLPRKRGDEGFCDGFPADRVYVPPTPLNGLDLAWHANCVLTGSGTMAREAACMGKPAVSFFPAQLLSVDRELVGEGRVFHSREPRAILDHIDALDAADRRPDLRRSRRVRAEVAALTERLVAEVAS; this is encoded by the coding sequence ATGACCACGACCACACGGACGACGGCGAGGTACGCGGTCTGGATCGACCTAGCGAGCCCGTCGCACCCCTTCTTCTTCGACGCGCTCGTCGACGGGCTCTCGGGGGTCGACGTCAGAACGACCGTCAGGCGGAAGACGGAGACGGCAGCGCTGAGCGCCGACCTCGGCTTCGACCACCGGGTGATCGGACGCGACTTCGACGACCCCCGCCTCCGGAAGGTCGGCATCCCGCTTCGCGCCGCCGAACTCGCCGTTCGGATGCCCGACTGCGGCGTCTCGCTCTCCTCGCGGAACGCGATGTGTATCCTCGCCTCGCGGGCCCGCGGGGTCCCCTCGATCCACTTCACCGACAACGACATCACCGCGTACGTCCCCGACCTCACGGCGGAGAAGCTCTACAACCGGATCGAGGCGACGGCGACGCACAACGTCGTCCCGCGGGCGTTCCGCGTCGGGGAACTCTACCGACGCGGTGCGGGCGTCGACCGGGTTCACACCTACGACGGCTACAAGGAGGACGTCTACGTCGCCACGTTCGAACCGGACCCGGCGTTCCTCGACCGGCTGCCCTTCTCGTCGTACCTCGTCGTCAGGCCTGAGGCACTCACCGCGGCGTACATCGACCCGGAGGTGGAGTCGATCGTCCCACGGCTGCTCTCGGACGCCGTCGATCGCGGCTACAACGTCGTCTACCTCCCCCGGAAACGCGGCGACGAGGGCTTCTGTGACGGGTTCCCCGCCGATCGGGTCTACGTCCCGCCCACACCGCTCAACGGCCTCGACCTCGCGTGGCACGCCAACTGCGTGCTCACCGGTTCCGGGACGATGGCTCGCGAGGCCGCCTGCATGGGAAAACCCGCGGTCTCGTTCTTCCCGGCACAGCTGCTCTCGGTCGACCGCGAGCTCGTCGGTGAGGGCCGGGTCTTTCACTCGCGAGAGCCACGGGCGATCCTCGACCACATCGACGCGCTGGACGCGGCCGACCGCCGGCCCGACCTGCGCCGGTCGAGACGGGTCAGGGCCGAGGTCGCGGCACTCACCGAACGACTGGTCGCGGAGGTCGCATCGTGA